The Halobellus sp. MBLA0158 genome has a window encoding:
- a CDS encoding DUF2270 domain-containing protein, with protein MGPSSAMAHLYRGEIHRMKLWRERLDKTTNWAVVVIAAIVTWAFSSPDNPHYIILIGVATLVVFLLIEARRYRGYDIWRTRVRTIQENVWAYGLDPDGGLADEAWRQHLGDDYRTPTVKITTEEAVAHRLRRVYLPLFVVLLAAWLVRITVFSPRDWVGAAAVGMIPGAVVVGAVAACYVAGAVVALRPRTWHAEAELRTEDLRKRR; from the coding sequence ATGGGACCGAGTTCGGCGATGGCGCACCTGTACCGCGGCGAGATCCACCGGATGAAACTCTGGCGCGAGCGGCTGGACAAGACGACGAACTGGGCCGTCGTGGTGATCGCGGCGATCGTCACCTGGGCCTTCTCCAGTCCCGACAATCCGCACTACATCATCCTCATCGGCGTGGCCACGCTCGTCGTCTTCCTGCTGATCGAAGCGCGTCGCTACCGGGGGTACGACATCTGGCGGACGCGTGTGCGCACGATACAGGAGAACGTCTGGGCCTACGGCCTGGATCCGGACGGCGGCCTCGCCGACGAGGCGTGGCGGCAGCACCTCGGCGACGACTATCGAACGCCGACGGTGAAGATCACCACCGAGGAGGCGGTCGCCCACCGCCTGCGACGGGTCTACCTCCCGCTGTTTGTGGTGTTGCTCGCGGCCTGGCTGGTCCGCATCACGGTGTTTTCACCGCGGGACTGGGTCGGGGCCGCCGCCGTCGGGATGATCCCCGGCGCCGTCGTCGTCGGGGCTGTCGCCGCCTGCTACGTCGCGGGCGCGGTCGTCGCGCTTCGCCCGCGGACCTGGCACGCCGAGGCCGAACTCCGGACCGAAGACCTTCGGAAACGGCGATGA
- a CDS encoding class I adenylate-forming enzyme family protein, producing the protein MLFPLTFEQSVARTPDRTAIAHLNDGSELTYTELQTRAYRLATALRDRGLDPGDRVAICMANRPEHVVTFVATQLAGIVAVPFNFRLAASGVRYHIEDSDPELFLFDEISREAVTSVADDIDVPMVYVGDDAPDFAEPFADFADASAEKPDVDIDYDDPSVMLYSSGTTGDPKGIPIDQDSTSSRWIINSLGQHYYLEETMIGIMPLYHTVGLHGILCGLLSMSGTYLCMSEFDPEIAVRAIEDYGVTALHEAPTIFANMLDTDAIEEVDISSVDTIGYSGAPMSQSVFERTIETFDPDHIANLYGTTEVYGTLAYIDLQDIRDPTVTGPANVGLETRVVAVESDDPADTVEPGTQGELIVNTDSPVAFDGYWNKPEATEEAIHEGWLYTGDAARRTEENRIVITGRVDDMIISGGENIHPTEVEDVLLTHPDVADAGVVGHPDEEWGEIVVAFVERSGDVTETELDQWCRDSDDLADYKRPREYRFVDGLPRNPSGKIERYKLESRADE; encoded by the coding sequence ATGTTGTTCCCTCTCACGTTCGAGCAATCGGTCGCCCGGACGCCCGACCGGACCGCGATAGCCCACCTGAACGACGGGTCCGAGCTGACCTATACCGAACTCCAGACTCGCGCCTACCGTCTCGCCACCGCGCTCCGCGACCGGGGACTCGACCCGGGGGATCGAGTGGCGATCTGTATGGCGAACCGGCCCGAGCACGTCGTGACGTTCGTCGCCACCCAGCTGGCCGGCATCGTCGCCGTCCCGTTCAATTTCCGCTTGGCCGCCAGCGGCGTGCGGTATCACATTGAGGACTCCGATCCCGAACTGTTCCTCTTCGATGAGATTTCCCGCGAGGCGGTCACGTCGGTCGCAGACGACATCGACGTCCCGATGGTGTACGTCGGCGACGACGCGCCCGACTTCGCGGAGCCGTTCGCGGACTTCGCCGACGCCTCGGCCGAGAAGCCCGACGTCGACATCGACTACGACGACCCGAGCGTGATGCTGTACAGTTCGGGGACGACCGGCGATCCGAAGGGGATCCCGATCGACCAAGACTCGACGTCCTCGCGGTGGATCATCAATTCTCTCGGCCAGCACTACTACCTTGAGGAGACGATGATCGGGATTATGCCGCTGTACCACACCGTCGGCCTCCACGGCATCCTCTGCGGCCTGCTCTCGATGAGCGGCACCTACCTCTGTATGTCGGAGTTCGACCCCGAGATCGCCGTCCGCGCCATCGAGGACTACGGGGTCACGGCGCTCCACGAGGCACCGACCATCTTCGCGAATATGCTCGACACCGACGCGATCGAGGAGGTCGACATCTCCTCGGTCGATACGATCGGCTACTCCGGGGCACCGATGAGCCAGTCCGTCTTCGAGCGGACGATCGAGACGTTCGACCCGGATCACATCGCGAACCTCTACGGGACGACCGAAGTCTACGGGACGCTCGCGTACATCGACCTCCAGGACATCCGCGACCCGACCGTGACCGGCCCCGCGAACGTCGGCCTCGAAACGCGCGTCGTCGCGGTCGAGAGCGACGATCCCGCGGACACGGTCGAACCGGGTACCCAGGGCGAACTCATCGTCAACACGGACTCGCCGGTGGCCTTCGACGGCTACTGGAACAAGCCCGAGGCCACCGAGGAAGCCATCCACGAGGGGTGGCTGTACACGGGCGATGCGGCGCGCCGAACCGAGGAGAACCGGATCGTCATCACCGGGCGCGTCGACGATATGATCATCAGCGGGGGCGAGAACATCCACCCCACGGAGGTCGAAGACGTCCTCCTCACCCACCCCGATGTCGCGGACGCCGGCGTCGTCGGGCACCCCGACGAGGAGTGGGGCGAGATCGTTGTGGCGTTCGTCGAACGCAGCGGCGACGTGACCGAGACGGAACTAGACCAGTGGTGT
- a CDS encoding IclR family transcriptional regulator — MTSDVPLQTVARAFEVLDLLEREREAGPAEIAELMGVNRSTAHDYLVSLEATGFVVREAGRYRIGYRFLERGSLLKYRNRFFHSSDVVLRKLSEQSDELAQLGQEEDGEWVMLHEEGDLTSVQTGTYPGFRTPIHSHAAGKVLLAHLPDERVDELLDVDELEAVTEHTVTDPDVLRTELDAINDEGYAIDREEQVVGIGFVACPVIEDGELLGSVSVACPTGRLEQDDYREDLIRNVRAAAEEIAVNYRYY; from the coding sequence GTGACATCCGACGTCCCACTCCAGACGGTCGCGCGGGCGTTCGAGGTCCTCGACCTGCTGGAGCGCGAACGGGAGGCCGGCCCCGCGGAGATCGCGGAGCTGATGGGCGTCAATCGGAGCACCGCCCACGACTACCTCGTCTCGCTCGAAGCCACGGGCTTCGTCGTCAGGGAGGCGGGACGGTACCGGATCGGTTACCGCTTCCTCGAACGCGGGAGCCTGCTCAAGTATCGCAACCGATTCTTCCACTCTTCGGACGTGGTCCTCCGGAAGCTCTCCGAGCAGTCCGACGAACTCGCCCAGCTCGGCCAGGAGGAAGACGGCGAGTGGGTGATGCTCCACGAAGAGGGCGACCTCACCTCCGTCCAGACCGGGACCTACCCCGGCTTCCGGACGCCGATCCACTCTCACGCCGCCGGAAAGGTTCTGCTCGCACACCTCCCCGACGAGCGCGTCGACGAACTGCTCGACGTCGACGAACTCGAAGCCGTGACCGAACACACGGTCACCGATCCCGACGTACTCCGGACAGAACTCGACGCGATCAACGACGAAGGCTACGCCATCGATCGGGAGGAACAGGTCGTCGGCATCGGCTTCGTCGCCTGTCCAGTGATCGAAGACGGCGAACTGCTCGGCAGCGTCTCCGTCGCGTGTCCAACGGGCCGCCTCGAACAGGACGACTACCGGGAGGACCTGATCCGGAACGTCCGCGCGGCCGCCGAGGAGATCGCCGTCAATTACCGTTACTACTGA
- the katG gene encoding catalase/peroxidase HPI — translation MTWSNQDWWPNLLRLDILDDNAADLNPYGEDFDYAEEFQKLDLEEVKADIQEVMMSPQEWWPADYGTYGPLFIRMAWHSAGTYRTLDGRAGASGALQRLPPESSWPDNVNLDKARRLLQPVKQKYGRKLSWADLIVLAGNVALETMGFETFGFAGGREDEYKSNEATEWGPETEWETTSPERFKDGEVGDLKDPLANTVMGLIYVNPEGPYGEPDLEGSAANIREEFSRMAMNDEETVALIAGGHTFGKVHGADDETEVGPEPEAAPIEQQGLGWDHDFEKAGMITSGIEGPWNATPTQWDTGYVDNLLEYEWEPHKGPGGAWQWRPASEEEREDIEKAPSAQDFDESADPMMLTTDVALKHDEDYREVLERFQENPDEFQQAFAKAWYKLLHRDMGPKERLLGPEVPDDTFVWQDPIPDADYDLIGDEEVAELKAEILDSDLSVSQLAKTAWASASTYRDSDKRGGANGARIRLEPQRSWEVNEPEELETVLETYEEIQAAFNDSRSDDVRVSLADLIVLGGNAAVEQAAADAGYDVEVSFEPGRTDATQEQTDVESFEVLEPKVDGFRNYLGNAAELDDLYDTPEERLVDKAELLNLSVSEMTVLVGGMRALGATYGDSDRGVFTDEPGTLTNDFFVNLLDMDYEWESISENDEVFEVRDRETGEVEWEATRFDLIFGSNARLRAIADVYGAEDGEEEFVEDFVEAWSKVMQLDRFDLE, via the coding sequence ATGACCTGGTCAAATCAGGACTGGTGGCCGAATCTGTTGCGGCTCGATATTCTCGACGACAACGCCGCAGACCTCAATCCGTACGGTGAGGACTTCGACTACGCCGAGGAGTTCCAGAAGCTCGACCTCGAGGAGGTGAAGGCGGACATCCAGGAAGTGATGATGTCGCCCCAGGAGTGGTGGCCGGCCGACTACGGCACCTACGGACCGCTCTTCATCCGGATGGCCTGGCACAGCGCCGGGACGTATCGCACCCTCGACGGCCGCGCCGGTGCGTCTGGCGCCCTCCAGCGCCTCCCGCCGGAGAGCAGTTGGCCGGACAACGTGAACCTCGACAAGGCCCGCCGCCTGCTGCAGCCGGTCAAACAGAAGTACGGACGGAAGCTCTCGTGGGCCGACCTGATCGTGCTCGCCGGGAACGTCGCCCTGGAGACGATGGGCTTCGAGACGTTCGGCTTCGCCGGCGGTCGCGAAGACGAGTACAAGTCCAACGAGGCCACCGAGTGGGGTCCCGAGACCGAGTGGGAGACGACCTCCCCCGAGCGCTTCAAGGACGGCGAGGTCGGCGATCTCAAGGACCCGCTCGCGAACACCGTGATGGGCCTCATCTACGTGAACCCCGAGGGCCCCTACGGCGAGCCCGATCTCGAAGGGTCGGCGGCGAACATCCGCGAGGAGTTCTCCCGGATGGCGATGAACGACGAGGAGACGGTCGCGCTCATCGCCGGCGGCCACACCTTCGGGAAGGTCCACGGCGCCGACGACGAGACGGAAGTCGGCCCCGAGCCCGAGGCGGCGCCCATCGAACAGCAGGGCCTCGGCTGGGACCACGACTTCGAGAAGGCCGGGATGATCACGAGCGGTATCGAGGGGCCGTGGAACGCGACGCCGACCCAGTGGGACACGGGCTACGTCGACAACCTCCTCGAGTACGAGTGGGAGCCTCACAAGGGCCCCGGCGGCGCGTGGCAGTGGCGCCCCGCCAGCGAGGAAGAGCGCGAGGACATCGAGAAGGCGCCGTCCGCACAGGACTTCGACGAGTCCGCAGACCCGATGATGCTGACGACGGACGTCGCCCTGAAGCACGACGAGGACTACCGCGAGGTCCTCGAGCGCTTCCAGGAGAACCCCGACGAGTTCCAGCAGGCGTTCGCGAAGGCCTGGTACAAGCTCCTCCACCGCGACATGGGTCCGAAAGAGCGGCTCCTCGGTCCCGAGGTTCCGGACGACACCTTCGTCTGGCAGGATCCGATCCCCGACGCCGACTACGACCTGATCGGCGACGAGGAGGTCGCCGAGCTCAAAGCGGAGATCCTCGATTCGGACCTCTCCGTCTCGCAACTCGCCAAGACCGCGTGGGCGTCGGCGTCGACCTACCGCGACAGCGACAAGCGCGGCGGCGCGAACGGCGCTCGCATCCGCCTCGAACCCCAGCGGAGCTGGGAGGTCAACGAGCCCGAGGAGCTCGAAACCGTCCTGGAGACCTACGAGGAGATCCAGGCGGCGTTCAACGACTCCCGCTCCGACGACGTCCGCGTCTCGCTCGCGGACCTGATCGTCCTGGGCGGCAACGCGGCGGTCGAGCAGGCCGCGGCCGACGCCGGCTACGACGTCGAAGTGTCGTTCGAGCCGGGTCGCACGGACGCCACCCAAGAGCAGACCGACGTCGAGTCCTTCGAGGTCCTCGAACCGAAGGTCGACGGCTTCCGGAACTACCTCGGTAACGCCGCCGAACTGGACGACCTCTACGACACGCCCGAAGAGCGGCTCGTCGACAAGGCGGAACTGCTCAATCTGTCCGTGTCGGAGATGACGGTCCTGGTCGGCGGGATGCGCGCGCTCGGTGCCACCTACGGCGACTCCGACCGCGGCGTCTTCACCGACGAGCCGGGGACGCTCACAAACGACTTCTTCGTGAATCTGCTCGACATGGACTACGAGTGGGAGTCGATCTCGGAGAACGACGAGGTCTTCGAGGTCCGCGACCGCGAGACCGGCGAGGTCGAGTGGGAGGCGACCCGCTTCGATCTCATCTTCGGCTCGAACGCTCGGCTCCGCGCGATCGCCGACGTCTACGGCGCCGAGGACGGCGAAGAGGAGTTCGTCGAGGACTTCGTCGAGGCCTGGAGCAAAGTGATGCAGCTCGACCGCTTCGACCTGGAGTAA
- a CDS encoding aminomethyl transferase family protein: protein MTESLEDALQQADSPVDFVRSPARGADTGHLRLFTDLPDEVTNWREEQSAWADSVALADLSHHMTDLYVEGPDALDLFADLGINDFSSFEPGQAKQFAATSPDGYLIGDGILFHLGEDEFNLVGYGPINWVEFHAETGDYDVATERDEHGGLREGPPKTFRYQVQGPDALDLIKDVVDGDLPDVPFFNFRPVSIAGHEINALRHGMLNEPGFEFFGPWEHAEDVRTAIMETGRDYDIRRIGSKAYPTNVITAAWMSIPLPAIYHDHELLEEYREWLDVNSFEGALAIGGSLDSEDITDHYLTPVEAGHGRFVDLDHDFVGRDAVAEQLKQKERTRVTLVWDQAATTDLYGGALFDDDATYRYTDLPVADWALTQNDKVLKDGDVVGIANNTRYLYFERRMFSLCAIDEEYAEPGTEVSILWGEPDSGNPRVEDHEQTEVTATVAPAPYFEDKRKTADYNAD, encoded by the coding sequence ATGACAGAGAGCCTCGAAGACGCGCTTCAGCAAGCCGACAGTCCCGTCGATTTCGTTCGCTCCCCCGCCCGAGGGGCCGATACCGGCCACCTCCGCCTGTTCACGGACCTACCCGACGAGGTGACGAACTGGCGCGAAGAGCAGTCCGCGTGGGCCGACAGCGTCGCGCTGGCGGACCTCTCGCACCATATGACGGACCTCTACGTCGAGGGCCCCGACGCGCTCGACCTGTTCGCGGATCTCGGAATCAACGACTTCTCGTCGTTCGAGCCGGGGCAGGCCAAGCAGTTCGCCGCGACCAGTCCCGACGGGTACCTGATCGGCGACGGGATCCTCTTCCACCTCGGCGAGGATGAGTTCAATCTGGTCGGCTACGGCCCGATCAACTGGGTCGAATTCCACGCCGAGACCGGCGACTACGATGTCGCGACCGAGCGCGACGAACACGGCGGCCTGCGCGAGGGGCCGCCGAAGACGTTCCGCTATCAGGTCCAGGGGCCCGACGCCCTCGACCTTATCAAGGACGTCGTCGACGGCGACCTCCCCGATGTGCCGTTCTTCAACTTCCGTCCGGTCTCGATCGCCGGCCACGAGATCAACGCCTTGCGCCACGGAATGCTGAACGAGCCCGGCTTCGAGTTCTTCGGCCCCTGGGAGCACGCCGAGGACGTTCGCACCGCCATTATGGAGACGGGGCGAGACTACGACATCCGCCGGATCGGCTCGAAGGCCTACCCGACGAACGTGATCACGGCGGCGTGGATGTCGATCCCGCTGCCGGCCATCTACCACGACCACGAGCTCTTAGAGGAGTACCGCGAGTGGCTCGACGTGAACAGCTTCGAGGGCGCACTCGCCATCGGCGGCAGCCTCGATTCCGAAGACATCACCGACCACTACCTGACGCCGGTCGAGGCGGGTCACGGTCGCTTCGTCGATCTCGATCACGACTTCGTCGGCCGCGACGCGGTGGCGGAACAGCTCAAGCAGAAAGAGCGGACCCGCGTCACCCTCGTGTGGGACCAGGCGGCCACGACGGACCTGTACGGCGGGGCGCTCTTCGACGACGACGCCACCTACCGCTACACCGACCTCCCGGTCGCCGACTGGGCGCTGACCCAGAACGACAAAGTCCTGAAAGACGGCGACGTCGTCGGGATCGCGAACAACACCCGCTACCTCTACTTCGAGCGGCGGATGTTCTCTCTGTGTGCCATCGACGAGGAGTACGCCGAGCCCGGGACGGAGGTCTCGATCCTCTGGGGCGAGCCCGACTCCGGTAACCCCCGCGTCGAGGACCACGAACAGACCGAAGTCACCGCGACCGTCGCGCCGGCCCCGTACTTCGAGGACAAGCGAAAGACCGCGGACTACAACGCCGACTGA
- a CDS encoding class I adenylate-forming enzyme family protein translates to MEDLRVFRRVVDRYGDRTALVTADATTRTYGELGRRTDALASALDARIGDARTASLLRNGPAAIEMMLAAQKRGRANAQLSFRGAAGELDRMVRTAEAEALVYDAANAEMAEAVLDRSDLDVALYVGDDAPDRPEVESYEAAVESADADYDAVEDPDAETGVLYTSGSTSEPKAILEDQRRVWLASSQAVMEMRLGPDDVALVTTPWYHDVTTVAWIYPHLQVGATLVLQPEFAPPETMRLLDEHDVTGLLAVPAQLEALLDADSEGDYDLSSLSYVRTGGAVVSPSLVERVRERMTEGVHNTYGLTEGIANLTHAYPTEQLESPGTVGNASFNWDLRVVEAAEPDETPDPTATVDRGETGELIGRGPFADGYLNSPEAEARLFVDGEWLRTMDVAHVDEHGRLHIVDRVDNMLVSGGENIYPQEVELALADHPAVREVAVVGVPDEEWGERVGAVVVGDVDPDALDEYCRDHDDLADFKRPRSYVVTDDPLPRSDTGTLLRSEVRERYFSR, encoded by the coding sequence ATGGAAGACCTACGTGTATTCCGACGTGTAGTAGACCGGTACGGCGACCGGACGGCGCTCGTGACCGCGGACGCGACGACCCGGACCTACGGCGAACTGGGGCGGCGGACCGACGCGCTGGCGAGCGCGCTCGACGCCCGGATCGGAGACGCCCGGACTGCGTCGCTCCTCCGCAACGGCCCCGCGGCCATCGAGATGATGCTCGCCGCACAGAAGCGCGGCCGGGCGAACGCCCAGTTGAGCTTTCGCGGCGCCGCCGGCGAGCTCGATCGAATGGTCCGGACCGCCGAGGCGGAGGCGCTCGTCTACGACGCGGCGAACGCCGAGATGGCCGAGGCGGTCCTCGACCGATCGGATCTCGACGTCGCGCTGTACGTCGGCGACGACGCCCCTGACCGGCCCGAGGTGGAGTCCTACGAGGCGGCGGTCGAATCGGCGGACGCCGACTACGACGCCGTCGAGGATCCCGATGCCGAGACGGGTGTCCTCTACACGAGCGGATCGACGAGCGAGCCGAAAGCCATCTTGGAGGACCAGCGGCGCGTCTGGCTGGCGAGCTCCCAGGCGGTGATGGAGATGCGTCTCGGCCCCGACGACGTCGCCCTGGTGACGACGCCGTGGTACCACGACGTCACGACCGTCGCGTGGATCTACCCGCACCTCCAGGTGGGCGCGACGCTCGTGCTCCAGCCGGAGTTCGCCCCGCCGGAGACGATGCGGCTTCTCGACGAACACGACGTGACGGGCCTGCTCGCGGTGCCCGCCCAGCTCGAAGCGCTGCTCGACGCCGATTCGGAGGGCGACTACGACCTCTCGTCGCTGTCGTACGTCCGGACGGGGGGTGCGGTCGTCTCGCCGTCGCTCGTCGAGCGCGTCCGCGAGCGGATGACCGAGGGCGTCCACAACACCTACGGGCTGACCGAGGGCATCGCGAATCTGACCCACGCGTACCCCACAGAGCAATTGGAGAGTCCGGGTACGGTCGGGAACGCGTCGTTCAACTGGGACCTCCGGGTCGTCGAGGCCGCAGAGCCCGACGAGACTCCCGACCCGACGGCCACCGTCGATCGCGGCGAGACGGGCGAACTCATCGGCCGGGGACCGTTCGCCGACGGCTACCTGAACAGCCCCGAGGCGGAGGCGCGGCTGTTCGTCGACGGCGAGTGGCTCCGGACGATGGACGTCGCCCACGTCGACGAACACGGCCGGCTGCACATCGTGGACCGCGTGGACAATATGCTCGTGAGCGGCGGCGAGAACATCTATCCCCAGGAGGTCGAACTGGCGCTCGCGGACCACCCGGCGGTCCGAGAGGTCGCGGTCGTCGGCGTGCCCGACGAGGAGTGGGGCGAACGTGTCGGCGCCGTCGTCGTCGGCGACGTCGATCCGGACGCCCTCGACGAGTACTGCCGCGATCACGACGACCTGGCCGATTTCAAGCGGCCACGTTCGTACGTCGTCACCGACGACCCGCTTCCGCGGTCCGATACCGGAACGCTGCTTCGATCGGAGGTCCGGGAAAGGTATTTTAGCCGTTGA
- a CDS encoding amino acid ABC transporter substrate-binding protein, with protein sequence MSNRRQFITAAGTGAVALVTGCLGSGGDGDSTDSGTTDSGGSTTTMGSSGSDEPITIAATVSRTGSFSSAGEDVETAYRLGEQLINDNGGILGRDVDVIIRDDESDPQKVRESLQTILDNNDVDMIWGTFGSLLVGAAASIAEREGLPMLSANFAYMEPHLNNNYQWTFAPFPKSRDMANGAVKLANLAPEDNRPVNVGIWQTNTGWGAELGRVWSEALEANGHEVVVNEKFQIGASDFSTLISQAKSANVEYLLTNPAPGGGITMVNQMQENSFNPKLATIERAATITTWLDATGVAGLYTNSTPGWVPGLTGGGNQRMLEAFRAQDDVAADAYPAPTVGGSYNVTQTAKQAIEAAGSVEPEAVRDTLLDTEFRTVLGSFRFDENGMPVEGDLAPPMGQWQDGLLRLVIPSDVDSEASTDIEYPAPAYGDRSM encoded by the coding sequence ATGAGTAACAGACGACAATTTATCACAGCCGCCGGGACGGGCGCGGTCGCGCTCGTCACGGGCTGTCTCGGATCGGGCGGCGACGGCGACAGCACCGATTCGGGAACCACCGACAGCGGGGGTAGCACGACGACGATGGGTTCGAGCGGGAGCGACGAGCCGATCACCATCGCGGCGACGGTCTCGCGGACGGGGTCGTTCTCGAGCGCGGGCGAGGACGTCGAGACCGCCTACCGGCTGGGCGAACAGTTGATCAACGACAACGGCGGCATCCTCGGCCGCGACGTCGACGTCATCATCCGAGACGACGAGAGCGACCCGCAGAAGGTCCGCGAGTCGCTGCAGACGATCCTCGACAACAACGACGTGGATATGATCTGGGGGACGTTCGGCAGCCTGCTCGTCGGGGCGGCAGCGTCGATCGCAGAGCGCGAGGGGCTCCCGATGCTGAGTGCGAACTTCGCGTATATGGAGCCACACCTCAACAACAACTACCAGTGGACGTTCGCGCCCTTCCCGAAGAGCCGCGATATGGCCAACGGCGCGGTGAAGCTCGCGAACCTCGCGCCGGAGGACAACAGGCCGGTGAACGTCGGCATCTGGCAGACGAACACCGGCTGGGGCGCCGAACTCGGCCGCGTCTGGTCCGAGGCCCTGGAGGCGAACGGCCACGAGGTCGTCGTCAACGAGAAGTTCCAGATCGGCGCCTCGGACTTCTCGACGCTCATCTCGCAGGCCAAGAGCGCCAACGTGGAGTACCTCCTCACGAACCCCGCGCCGGGCGGCGGGATCACGATGGTGAACCAGATGCAGGAAAACAGCTTCAATCCGAAGCTCGCGACGATCGAGCGCGCGGCGACGATCACGACCTGGCTGGACGCGACCGGCGTCGCGGGGCTCTACACCAACTCCACGCCGGGATGGGTCCCCGGACTGACGGGCGGCGGGAATCAGCGGATGCTGGAGGCCTTCCGGGCGCAAGACGACGTCGCGGCCGACGCCTACCCGGCGCCGACGGTCGGCGGCTCGTACAACGTCACCCAGACCGCGAAGCAGGCCATCGAGGCCGCGGGGTCGGTCGAGCCCGAAGCCGTCCGCGACACGCTCCTCGACACGGAGTTCCGAACGGTCCTCGGTTCGTTCCGGTTCGACGAGAACGGGATGCCCGTCGAGGGCGACCTCGCACCGCCGATGGGCCAGTGGCAGGACGGCCTGCTCCGACTGGTCATCCCCTCGGACGTCGACAGCGAGGCCTCGACCGACATCGAGTATCCGGCGCCGGCGTACGGCGACCGCTCGATGTGA